From the genome of Glycine soja cultivar W05 chromosome 14, ASM419377v2, whole genome shotgun sequence:
ACTAACCAAAATTCTGCCATTTCACTTGTTGGTATCTGTTTTGACAATGACTCATAGAAAACCCTCAGGGGTTCTTTCTGTCAACAAAACCACAAAGATGAGATAGAGTTGATTACTATATGTGGACATTAGTTTTGTAATTCCAGGAATTAAAAGCTATGAGTTCACACCTGTTCTGGAGGATCATGCTTCTGCCCGGGCAGACTGTAGACTTTCTTCTCTCTCGCTTTTGTAGTTGTCTGTGTTACTGTCTTTGAAGATGACGATGTTGATTTCGATTTAACCTTCAAATATTTATCCAGAAAAATATACCATTTAGACACACAATCATCCTCATCATAATTAACACAATTGAGATATTAAAACATATGGTACATATGGCCAGAATTCTATTCAAActggaaaaaaacaaaagcagGTTCATGCTACAAATATGAACAGGGGAAAATCAAATGCAAGTTCttgaaataaatcaagatgtaTTATTTGAATAATCCACAAAATTCTGAACTCAATTTCCTCAATTGAGCACAGCACCTTTAATATCAAGCAGTCAGTGAAAACCCACCTAACACATTCAGAATTCCACACAAATTGAAACTACCCATTTAACATCCAGTTATTCCAATCCAATAACATGACCCATATGCCCAAAATTGTGCTCAAACAACATAAAATCTCCAACTTTATAACTCTCAATTTCGAAGACTAATTGATAATAATACCTCAGATTTTGTCACAGTTGAAACAGATTTCATCTTTGAATCAGCGGGGAGCTTGCTTGAGCTTTCCACTTTCTTCCTGACAGCTGAAgaatcaatctttcccttgGAAGAGCCATCTGGGGCCCTTGATTTGAGCTTCACAGTGCTGCTTTTGGTCTCTGTGGCCATACACGAATCTTAACGCAAATTATCTGAATTTAGATTAGATCTGGTTGAGCCTTCCTTTGGTTTTTGGTTACCCTTCTCAATTTTCATTCACAGTTGCACTAATCCATcgccatttttttctttctcggtGGTGAAtatctctcttctcttctcttgttTGCAAATATacgaggaagaga
Proteins encoded in this window:
- the LOC114383303 gene encoding uncharacterized protein DDB_G0284459-like, with product MATETKSSTVKLKSRAPDGSSKGKIDSSAVRKKVESSSKLPADSKMKSVSTVTKSEVKSKSTSSSSKTVTQTTTKAREKKVYSLPGQKHDPPEQKEPLRVFYESLSKQIPTSEMAEFWLMEHGLLSPERAKRAFEKKQRKQKQLRTGTPVKSSRQPETKTETSQKQQQTSKNGDIKAKKRIVESDDDDDFILSHKRRKA